The following are from one region of the Osmerus mordax isolate fOsmMor3 chromosome 1, fOsmMor3.pri, whole genome shotgun sequence genome:
- the LOC136957156 gene encoding HIG1 domain family member 1A, mitochondrial-like, with the protein MSSDENVSVYDEEHSSRFMRKAKESPFVPIGMAGFCAVVAYGLYKLKSRGDTKMSVHLIHMRVGAQSFVVGAMTLGVIYSMYNEYLAPRNQDKNSK; encoded by the exons ATGAGCTCGGACGAAAATGTGTCCGTTTATGATGAGGAGCATTCCTCAAGATTTATGAGGAAGGCAAAGGAGTCACCATTTGTCCCTATAG GTATGGCTGGATTTTGTGCGGTGGTTGCTTATGGTCTATACAAGCTAAAATCCAGAGGGGACACAAAGATGTCTGTTCACCTTATCCACATGCGGGTTGGAGCACAAAGCTTTGTAGTAGGCGCAATGACATTAG GTGTGATCTACTCCATGTACAATGAATATCTGGCTCCAAGGAACCAAGATAAAAACAGCAAGTGA
- the LOC136945313 gene encoding carboxy-terminal domain RNA polymerase II polypeptide A small phosphatase 2-like isoform X1, with protein sequence MESSIITQVQREDQLPFKTGQVNKSSPKKPRSRNIFKALFCCLRAQDAPQPPPPAQDALLPPEDNGSIAKLGLLQNLRYQFHQVPGTSLLPELTYQDEGKICVVIDLDETLVHSSFKPISNADFIVPVEIEGTTHQVYVLKRPHVDEFLQRMGELFECILFTASLAKYADPVTDLLDQGGVFRARLFRESCVFHQGCYVKDLSRLGRLLNKTLILDNSPASYIFHPENAVPVVSWFDDLEDTELLSLLPVFEELSTADDVYAKLQQLRAP encoded by the exons ATGGAAAGTTCTATTATCACTCAAGTGCAGAGAGAAGATCAACTGCCGTTCAAAACAG GCCAGGTGAACAAATCTTCCCCAAAGAAGCCTCGGAGCCGGAATATCTTTAAAGCGCTTTTCTGTTGCCTTCGAGCACAGGAtgcccctcagcctcctccccctgcccaagATGCCCTACTGCCTCCTGAGGACAATGGGTCAATCGCCAAG CTTGGTCTACTTCAAAACCTTCGCTACCAGTTTCATCAA GTCCCAGGGACCAGCTTGCTGCCTGAGCTAACCTACCAGGATGAGGGAAAGATCTGTGTGGTCATTGACCTGGACGAGACACTGGTACACAGCTCCTTCAAG CCCATCAGCAATGCAGATTTCATTGTACCTGTGGAGATTGAAGGAACAACACACCAG GTCTATGTGCTGAAAAGGCCACATGTAGATGAGTTTCTGCAAAGGATGGGAGAGCTGTTTGAGTGTATTCTCTTCACTGCCAGCCTAGCAAAG TATGCAGACCCTGTAACAGACCTGCTGGATCAGGGTGGGGTGTTCCGGGCGCGTCTCTTCCGGGAGTCCTGTGTGTTCCACCAGGGCTGCTATGTCAAGGATCTGAGCCGCTTGGGCCGCCTGCTCAACAAGACTCTCATCCTGGACAACTCTCCTGCCTCCTACATCTTCCACCCCGAGAATGCT GTGCCTGTGGTTTCCTGGTTTGATgacctggaggacacagagctCCTGAGCttgcttcctgtttttgaggAGCTGAGTACGGCAGATGATGTCTACGCCAAACTGCAACAGCTGCGAGCCCCttga
- the LOC136945313 gene encoding carboxy-terminal domain RNA polymerase II polypeptide A small phosphatase 2-like isoform X2 yields the protein MESSIITQVQREDQLPFKTGQVNKSSPKKPRSRNIFKALFCCLRAQDAPQPPPPAQDALLPPEDNGSIAKVPGTSLLPELTYQDEGKICVVIDLDETLVHSSFKPISNADFIVPVEIEGTTHQVYVLKRPHVDEFLQRMGELFECILFTASLAKYADPVTDLLDQGGVFRARLFRESCVFHQGCYVKDLSRLGRLLNKTLILDNSPASYIFHPENAVPVVSWFDDLEDTELLSLLPVFEELSTADDVYAKLQQLRAP from the exons ATGGAAAGTTCTATTATCACTCAAGTGCAGAGAGAAGATCAACTGCCGTTCAAAACAG GCCAGGTGAACAAATCTTCCCCAAAGAAGCCTCGGAGCCGGAATATCTTTAAAGCGCTTTTCTGTTGCCTTCGAGCACAGGAtgcccctcagcctcctccccctgcccaagATGCCCTACTGCCTCCTGAGGACAATGGGTCAATCGCCAAG GTCCCAGGGACCAGCTTGCTGCCTGAGCTAACCTACCAGGATGAGGGAAAGATCTGTGTGGTCATTGACCTGGACGAGACACTGGTACACAGCTCCTTCAAG CCCATCAGCAATGCAGATTTCATTGTACCTGTGGAGATTGAAGGAACAACACACCAG GTCTATGTGCTGAAAAGGCCACATGTAGATGAGTTTCTGCAAAGGATGGGAGAGCTGTTTGAGTGTATTCTCTTCACTGCCAGCCTAGCAAAG TATGCAGACCCTGTAACAGACCTGCTGGATCAGGGTGGGGTGTTCCGGGCGCGTCTCTTCCGGGAGTCCTGTGTGTTCCACCAGGGCTGCTATGTCAAGGATCTGAGCCGCTTGGGCCGCCTGCTCAACAAGACTCTCATCCTGGACAACTCTCCTGCCTCCTACATCTTCCACCCCGAGAATGCT GTGCCTGTGGTTTCCTGGTTTGATgacctggaggacacagagctCCTGAGCttgcttcctgtttttgaggAGCTGAGTACGGCAGATGATGTCTACGCCAAACTGCAACAGCTGCGAGCCCCttga